Proteins encoded within one genomic window of Balaenoptera ricei isolate mBalRic1 chromosome 10, mBalRic1.hap2, whole genome shotgun sequence:
- the LOC132373800 gene encoding uncharacterized protein LOC132373800 has protein sequence MEDKAEPKVLEWGRQRLVISKAVGEILTPWWENQDQVGVENRAESQKLQKRNQRDAGGENLPETQARRGEKQEQLRCKIDAETQTPMWETQDRSRNKDAIETQSFEKNKKEARGEDEGETQAQGLRKQGQTGTENGGDTQLPGWGKQDQIKGDTSIEIQAEERRRKGQVGGENAVKIQISGRENLGEVKKEDGLETQALGWGKQECVQSENVTEIQTPGWEMQDQNGSEKAGKVQVFRVEIQKQLRHELQVGWGNQGLKTGEDAGESQISRRKNFREIREEDWVVIQARFWGDQKPVASAIGREFKIPCWGNQDQIGGEHRAEIQALEKRDQRKNGDEYGTNILAPKAENQRHLRGVTHVETHLPGRRNQEQFVGENSTDIQATGKRNLRGVKGEHGKETQELVEENQHQLNSEINGRIHIPKWKNQEHIRGKDGANTQASEAENWGELAIKIDVETHSAEWKKEEQMGGENGAEIPAPEKRNQREAGAENGTETWAPGEENQSQLRGDTDEKTHLSDGKNQEQMGGENETEIQAPEKRPQREAGGEDGTETQRPERQNEGQLDGEIGESHSPGRRNWEQTRGMNDAENPTLEKKSQREFGSEDGRKIQRLRGGKQRLLKSKINGNVCTSEWKNQEQIGGENGAEFQIQEKRNLRGTTGDDDKETQAPGGDFQGELRSEIDGEIQIQGQGSQNKGEDEDAAEIQDVGSQRKCRAEDAGSLRVLRGRNKGQVRGKDAAKGNLRVDCSGGTGCGLCALP, from the exons TAGTAATAAGTAAAGCTGTTGGAGAGATCTTGACACCATGGTGGGAGAATCAAGACCAGGTGGGAGTTGAGAATAGAGCTGAAAGTCAGAAACTACAGAAGAGAAATCAGAGGGATGCTGGAGGTGAGAATCTTCCTGAAACCCAGGCACGAAGAGGAGAGAAACAGGAACAGTTAAGATGTAAAATTGATGCAGAGACCCAAACGCCAATGTGGGAGACCCAGGATAGGAGTAGGAATAAGGATGCTATAGAGACCCAGTCTTTtgagaagaataagaaagaagccagaggagagGATGAAGGAGAGACCCAGGCCCAAGGGTTGAGGAAGCAGGGCCAGACTGGAACTGAGAATGGTGGGGACACCCAGCTGCCAGGGTGGGGAAAACAAGACCAGATTAAAGGTGATACTAGTATAGAAATTCAGGcagaagagaggagaagaaagggcCAGGTTGGAGGTGAGAATGCTGTGAAAATCCAGATATCTGGGAGGGAGAACTTGGGGGAAGTGAAAAAAGAGGATGGCCTAGAGACCCAAGCCCTGGGGTGGGGAAAACAGGAATGCGTTCAAAGTGAGAATGTTACAGAGATCCAGACACCAGGGTGGGAGATGCAGGATCAAAACGGAAGTGAGAAAGCTGGGAAGGTCCAAGTATTTAGGGTAGAGATCCAGAAACAACTAAGACATGAACTTCAAGTGGGGTGGGGAAATCAAGGCCTGAAAACAGGTGAGGATGCTGGGGAAAGCCAGATATCTAGAAGGAAGAACTTCAGGGAGATAAGAGAGGAGGATTGGGTGGTGATCCAGGCACGATTTTGGGGAGACCAGAAACCAGTAGCAAGTGCAATTGGCAGAGAATTCAAGATACCATGTTGGGGGAATCAGGACCAGATTGGAGGTGAACACAGAGCAGAAATTCAGGCACTGGAGAAGAGAGACCAGAGAAAGAACGGAGATGAATACGGTACAAATATCCTGGCACCCAAGGCAGAGAACCAGAGACACTTAAGAGGTGTAACTCATGTAGAGACCCATCTACCAGGAAGGAGGAACCAGGAGCAGTTTGTTGGTGAGAATAGTACAGACATCCAGGCAACAGGGAAGAGAAACCTGAGAGGCGTTAAAGGTGAACATGGTAAAGAGACTCAGGAACTTGTGGAAGAAAACCAGCATCAGTTAAATAGTGAAATTAATGGAAGGATTCACATACCAAAGTGGAAAAATCAGGAACACATTAGAGGCAAGGATGGTGCAAATACCCAGGCATCTGAGGCAGAGAATTGGGGAGAATTAGCTATTAAAATTGATGTAGAAACTCATTCAGCAGAATGGAAGAAAGAGGAGCAGATGGGAGGTGAGAATGGTGCAGAAATTCCAGCTCCAGAGAAGAGAAACCAGAGAGAAGCTGGAGCTGAGAATGGTACAGAGACCTGGGCACCTGGGGAAGAAAACCAGAGTCAGTTAAGAGGTGACACTGATGAAAAGACTCATTTGTCAGATGGGAAGAACCAGGAGCAGATGGGAGGTGAGAATGAAACAGAAATTCAGGCACCAgagaagagaccccagagagaagCTGGAGGTGAGGATGGTACAGAGACCCAGAGACCTGAGAGACAGAATGAGGGACAGTTAGATGGTGAAATTGGAGAGAGCCACTCACCAGGGAGAAGGAACTGGGAGCAGACTAGAGGAATGAATGATGCAGAAAATCCAACACTGGAGAAGAAAAGCCAGAGAGAGTTTGGAAGCGAGGATGGTAGAAAGATCCAGAGACTTAGGGGAGGGAAGCAAAGACTGTTAAAAAGTAAGATTAATGGAAATGTCTGTACATCAGAGTGGAAGAACCAGGAACAGATTGGAGGTGAGAATGGTGCAGAATTTCAAATCCAAGAGAAGAGAAACCTGAGAGGGACCACAGGTGATGATGATAAAGAGACCCAGGCTCCTGGGGGAGACTTTCAGGGAGAGTTAAGGAGTGAAATCGATGGAGAGATCCAGATACAAGGGCAAGGAAGCCAGAATAAGGGTGAAGATGAGGATGCTGCAGAAATCCAGGATGTAGGGAGCCAGAGAAAGTGCAGAGCTGAGGATGCTGGAAGTCTTCGAGTACTAAGGGGAAGAAACAAGGGCCAAGTCAGAGGAAAGGATGCTGCTAAAGGCAATCTCCGAGTTGACTGTTCTGGGG GAACAGGCTGTGGCCTCTGCGCCCTGCCCTGA
- the LOC132373801 gene encoding uncharacterized protein LOC132373801: protein MKPLPHQNELFLLASGEGEDLASQSTATARKHSVIPASWQAQPKLQRSRQRDKGVVPGKTSGLTRQLRNPQSLAAPLGLPSACPSVSCGQAPQAATALVDFPTALTILPKWPVLEKSQLLLLESLMQRKIAHLKWGLPQQILESYLRFNFLAPCPLPLGGVRLPGLHKACELQGQQERHCGAQDPSPGLKSPERSQSVRPLEREGSKPPTQARALEKRRPHQTEPMGISIHPEKPKRVRPPGGLRERQDVQKESPPRAKLTAPRNPRPAAESSNWCGQERVQELSSSKSSLELRGTLFRFLRRVTRSQGPLLS from the exons ATGAAGCCTCTCCCCCACCAGAATGAACTCTTCCTGCTTgccagtggggagggagaggatttGGCCAGCCAGAGCACGGCCACTGCCAGGAAGCACAGTGTCATTCCAGCCTCCTGGCAGGCCCAACCTAAACTCCAGAGAAGCCGACAAAGGGACAAAGGAGTGGTTCCAGGGAAGACCTCTGGCCTGACTCGACAGCTCAGGAACCCACAGTCTTTGGCTGCTCCCCTGGGcctgccctctgcctgccccTCTGTCTCATGTGGCCAAGCCCCGCAAGCTGCCACAGCTCTGGTGGATTTTCCCACTGCCCTCACCATCCTGCCAAAGTGGCCAGTCCTCGAGAAGAGCCAGCTGCTGCTCCTGGAGTCCCTTATGCAGCGGAAGATTGCACACCTGAAGTGGGGCCTCCCCCAGCAGATCCTAGAGTCCTACTTGCGCTTCAACTTCTTAGCACCATGCCCACTGCCCCTTGGGGGGGTGAGGCTCCCTGGGTTACACAAGGCCTGTGAGCTGCAGGGGCAGCAGGAAAGGCATTGTGGGGCCCAGGACCCCAGTCCAGGCCTTAAGTCCCCAGAGAGGTCCCAGAGCGTTCGGCCCCTAGAAAGGGAAGGCTCAAAACCTCCTACGCAGGCCAGAGCTCTGGAGAAGCGTAGACCACACCAGACAGAGCCAATGGGCATTTCTATCCATCCTGAAAAGCCTAAGAGAGTCAGACCACCAGGGGGCCTCAGAGAACGACAGGATGTCCAGAAAGAGTCTCCTCCTAGGGCCAAACTCACTGCTCCCAGGAACCCCAGGCCTGCAGCAGAATCTAGTAACTGGTGTGGCCAAGAAAGGGTCCAAGAACTCTCCA GCTCCAAGAGCAGCTTGGAGCTTAGAGGCACGCTCTTCCGATTCCTGCGGCGCGTCACCCGCTCGCAGGGGCCGCTGCTCTCCTGA